The window GCCACTTGGACAGCAACGTGCCGTCCATTCGACGCATGGGAATGCTCGTCGGGGAGGTTCTGAGTTCTCGCATGAATATCAACGGGACCAAGCTTAAATTTGAGGTTAGTTTTGGAGATGGCATTCATGTGGTGCTTTTCAAAAATTGTGAAAACACACTTTATTGTTGTTCCATTCATTATTGAGCAAATGGGAATTTTCTGATTGGCGTCACAGTACGAACAAGATGAGGAGACTCGAGAGCTGCTTTCTCTTTTGACTCCCGTCGACGTGGACCAATCAGAACCCGAATCTCAAGAAGGGTAAATTGCAGGATTTTAATCTCAAAGGATTTTACgaccagtttttttaataacctGTGTGCAGGGTCAAATTCCAGGAAATGGAGGACAGGCAACCCGATGGCAATCCTTCGTCAGCAAGTGAACAACAAGAAAAGATGTCATCCAAAAAAGAGGCTGAGTCCGACTTGGATAGGTAAGTGTCAACTcacaaaaatatagttttaataGTTGCATTTTTGTCTATAGATTTAATTTCATCTTCATTCACTggctattaaaataaatgaataaataacagcTTGTTTAGTCAAGTGTGTCTTTTTCATGTGGCAGCGATGACGAGTTCACGCCGTACGACATGTCTGAAGATCAGGAATTGAAGAAATCATCGCCACCACGCTACCTACGAGATTGTCTTGAAAGTAGGTtctactttttacattttatctgtgttatcttattatttttttaaatccaattctGGCATTATTTTCCCTCATTTCCTATGAATCAAGATTTAATTTCCTCTGAAGATCCGGAGCGCGTGGAGCTCAGCTTGATGGTTGCCGAGAGTTTAGTGAGAAAAAACGCATTTGCAACCAAAGAGGTACGCAGactacatttatatttatatttttagatattaaattgagCTAGTGTACAATTGACACTTTTGTTTTTCCTAGGTCAGCGTCCAGCTAACCAAAGTCCTCCTCCACATGGAAGATAAATACAACATCAATGGCTTCCAGGCTCTGAGGCAAGCTAGCATGGTGGCACTAGTGGTCACCGACTCCCTCCCGGTGACCGAGTACCTGACAACGGAATTCTACTCCTTGAACTACAGTCTTCGACAGCGCCTGGATATTTTGGAGgtctttaaaaatgaactgttCGGCCTGTAAAATGAAATTGACAACCAAAATACTGTGTTGTATTGCAGGTGCTCGCGGTGGCAGCTCGAGAACTCTCCACGCCGAATTTAGGGACCGTCAACCTGAGGGTCGCCGCGGATTTAACACCATCTTCCACGCCGCCACACTGGCAGCAGACTGTGGAGAAGCGCATTCAGAGTAAAACCAGGCGTATCAGCAAGGTATTCAAAATAGCAATActactacttacaaaattaccttttttcataacttgaatacTTGGTAAGtaaagcagtactttatatgtaaattccgtaaTTCGTTCCACATtcctcaaaaaacaaccaacttTTGTAAGTAGTGGTATGACTGGTCTTCTACTGCCATTTTGCATCTTAAAAGACAACTTTGTCCACAGGGAGCTCCAAAAGCCCCGGTGAAGGCCGCAGCCAATCGTTACGCGGGAGTGGCGGGATATTTCTTCTTTCCCTTGCTCCGAAATTACGACAAGTGAGTGatgtgttatttgttttttgtttatttggggCGATCTGACTACTTTTCCCATTTGGCTTTTCCAGGCCTCAGGTGACCTTTGACTTGTTGGGAGGTGACCACCTAGTCTTGGGCAGGTTGATCCACACTCTTGGTGTCCTCACGCACTTGGCAGTGAACGCACCGGTACGTGAATGGCGACAACATAAGGAATTGTGGTCAGATGATTGAATTTGTATATCTTTTTTTGTCCCATAGGTAGTTGCACAAATGGGTCGTGCTTTGCTTGATTTTGTTTGGACAGTGCGGTACCATACGGACCAGTGAGTATcttttaagttaaaaataaattgttattACTATTAGAAAGTATTCTTTTTCTTCAAGGTTGGTAAGAAGAGGCGTCCTCTTTGCCGTCTGTTCCGTGTTTATGAGCATGCCCAGTCAAAACCTCCTAGTGGACCTTGCTGACCAGATTGTGGAAACAAGAACTTGGCTAGcaggtaaaaaaatggatttctgGGTAATGGAATCCATAACCACTGTTAGTAGTCTATGTATTAACATTAACCAGGAATGATAACACCACTCCCTGTTGTGGCATTAacgtttttgtatttgtttttccttgATTTAATGAATGCTCCCAAGATGTGGCTGAAGGTGACCTGGATGCAGATTGCAGGAATTTGGCCATGCAGGCTCTGGTGCTGCTGGAGAAGAGCTTAAAGAAAGAACTCCAAAGTCCCCAAGCTTTGAGCATGGATTCGTGATATCATATTAACATTTGGTTTTGaatctgaattatttttttaattaaaactcaATCTCAATTCCTGTTTTCCAccttgctttttattttgaaatggaaaaaaagctttcAAATTCCTTAATGTTTTCCCCTTTTCTAGTCTTCACAAGATAAACTTAATATAAAAGACAATAATACTCAACAAAAAGGAGTTGAAGTTTCCCCTTGAGATTGTCTGTCTGCATTTCCTTATTGCACACAGCTTATTGGCCCGTCCCTCTCGCCGTCGCCACACGGGGGCGTGTCCCATTGACAAGCACTATAAAAGCAGACGACAACAAGCGTTCTCTAACGCCACTTGAGTCTCAAGTCAGTCCGAGCGACACTGTGCTTTCAGCCTCTTTTTTTCCGTCATTGACGCCGAGCCTTGTATCCTCGCAGGCACCGAGAATAAATAACCTGCACCTAACCCCCCCTTCCTGGTCCCCCTTGTCCCGGCCCACAAGAGCTCGTTGACAAGCGCCGATCAGCATCTCTTCGCCTTGCCTCGCCTCGTCTTCTCTGCGTCAACCATGAGGGCGAACGGCGTCCTGTGCACGCTGGCGCTGTTGCTCGTGTGGCGGACGGACGAGCTGACCGAGGCGTGCAGTTGCGCCCCGGTGCACCCGCAACAGGCATTCTGCAACGCCGACGTGGGTGAGTAAGCTTCCACTTTTTCctaattcttcttcttttttgcctttttcttctttttcgcccccgtcatttttttttccgagGCCACGACTGGACATGACCTGAATGCtgattacaaaaaataacagCAGTGTACTTAGGGACGGCCCGATcttcgattattattattattattatcattatctggcaacccaactAGCGTTTGCCTAGTTTTGAGAAAAAGTACtactaaaaaaatcacatctatttttttcacttgtgtAAGGTTgtaaatgataatgataataatagtaataatactaatagtaataatactaatagtaaTGATATTAATATTAGTATAATAGTTGGACATAAGCTTTGTtatcaaatgattacaatggTTTGTTTCAGTAGTTTAATGTAAAAATGGGataaaatatagatatttttgcATCCTACTTGTGGATCATTTTGGGAGCTGTtatcttaactcattaactCCCATGGCAACAGGTCATAGGTCACTGCCATTGGTGTCCAATCCCAAAATCATTGTTtcaaaaatctgtcaaaatggattggatgtctgttaCTGTCATGGGTTAATATCTAGTAATAATAATGTGATCGagcctaattaaaaaaaaaagtacttttgccTTGCTCATCATATTCAGGGATCAAtagaaaagtcttaaatttgaaTTTTAGTCAACATCAAAGTCAATTGTACTATgggatgtccatttttttaaaatctaacatCAGGTCTTACTGTCACAGGTGGgagaaggtcaaaggtcacctaTAAAATCAGAACAAATTCCCGTCAAGTCCTTTTGATTACTTTTTACTActtgaaatgtgtgttttttaaaaaaggtgagTTTTAAGCGAAAAGCCTTGTATAGTTGTTACTTTTAGTtgggtttaaaaggaaaatgggCGTCGCCTATAAATTGGCTAAACATTCTCCATTCCCATTCGTCAATGCGCTTTTTCTGCAAATGCCATCTGCaaagggtctttttttttttttacaagaccgCCAGGATGCCGACGTCGCTGGGCTGGGGCAACGTGGCACCGCCGACAGAAAAGATAGGGAGGGGGGCAGTGTGGAAAGGAAAGGTTGGGTCTCAcgtaaagggggggggggtggaaagAAATCAAATCTCCAACACTGCAAacttttctgttattttataCGATTTTTGAGGAGCGCAATGT is drawn from Stigmatopora nigra isolate UIUO_SnigA chromosome 18, RoL_Snig_1.1, whole genome shotgun sequence and contains these coding sequences:
- the telo2 gene encoding telomere length regulation protein TEL2 homolog; translated protein: MESSNPNTEVRLEVSKCFQSLTLSSHKSDAVLALQSLGSYLDETPQNGRTALHKAEFQRSHFTRTLQFLLRNIGADWLHCLTPAQRSELWDGLFLRGPPEQALLVLTEGIGELKPSSNLDHLMGITERFIESGRLAELLWSFCPVGGPADSPQIREALLARIVALPDLVANKLRHDNKVAFLPQRYYPLLANQMLTALERTCKALKAGTHCSLAFLAQLLGKLCAQGHSALLMKTLIPKMSTATRTDPVWQRICWKLLENVPQRWIESVLTGLVQAAHGPDALGRIMGNLVLTNKTAQFVITHKLLLLQYKYETRTLRVILGYLAADKERRPLLIQVLRAVSQAWANPSAVKHTPQEQQMYVSKTLLLCVGLLEDAELQELRSELLQCMLGGMQSHLDSNVPSIRRMGMLVGEVLSSRMNINGTKLKFEYEQDEETRELLSLLTPVDVDQSEPESQEGVKFQEMEDRQPDGNPSSASEQQEKMSSKKEAESDLDSDDEFTPYDMSEDQELKKSSPPRYLRDCLENLISSEDPERVELSLMVAESLVRKNAFATKEVSVQLTKVLLHMEDKYNINGFQALRQASMVALVVTDSLPVTEYLTTEFYSLNYSLRQRLDILEVLAVAARELSTPNLGTVNLRVAADLTPSSTPPHWQQTVEKRIQSKTRRISKGAPKAPVKAAANRYAGVAGYFFFPLLRNYDKPQVTFDLLGGDHLVLGRLIHTLGVLTHLAVNAPVVAQMGRALLDFVWTVRYHTDQLVRRGVLFAVCSVFMSMPSQNLLVDLADQIVETRTWLADVAEGDLDADCRNLAMQALVLLEKSLKKELQSPQALSMDS